The genomic stretch TCCACCTCATCGGCACGGCCTCTCGCTCCCCATCAGTGGTCGTTCAAACCCATCGACATCACCAAAACCAATGACCACCATCGCTCGCATTCAGTCTGCCACCACCACTCACAGCAGATTCCAGGACTGATTAATAAGAAAGGTCAAGTCCAATAAAGATTCAGACACACGAGGAGTGAAGCTCATCTTGGGCGATAGTCCAAAAACGGgcaatagcaaatcggcagcctgttttactccCGGCTCGGTTTTCTGTTCCTTCCCCCTTTTATAGTAAATAAATCTTACATCACCGGCATTTGTAACTCGTTCCGAAATGTCAAAGTTCACAACTGGTCCCATGAAATGAAGGAACGTTCTGTTTTCTTGCACCGTCAGTCCAACTGCTTCTTGTCAcaaattattcattctcaggatgtgggcgtcgctggcgaggccggcatttattgcccatccctaattgcccttgagaaggtggtggtgagccgctttcttgaaccgctgcagtccgtgtggtgacggttctcccacagtgctgttaggaagggagttccaggattttgacccagcaacaatgaaggaacggcgatatatttccaagtcgggatggtgtgtgacttggaggggaacgtgcaggtggtgttgttcccatgtgcctgctgcccttgtccttctaggtggtagagatcgcgggtttgggaggtgctgtcgaagaagccttggcgagttgctgcagtgcatcctgtggatggtacacactgcagccacagtgcgccggtggtgaagggagtgaatgtttagggtggtggatggggtgaatattgagtccagtggttgGGGCTTTGATCAAACATACTCCtcgattctctctatctaccctatcaaatccctttatcattttaaacacctcaatcagatcaactctcaaccttccaaactcgagggaacacaagctaAGTCTATGCAagatggcctcataatttaacccttcaagcccgggaaagagagcaagagggaaagaaagaaagagagacctcATTATGTCCCAAAgaacatcacagccaatgaagtactttttgaagtgtagtcactgttgtaatgtaggaaacgcagcagacaatttgagcacagcaagatcccacaaacagcaatgagataatgacccgatcatccgttttttagtgatgttggttgagggataaatattggccccagggcactggggagaactcccctgctcttcttcaaatagtgccatgggatcttttacacccacccgagaggggcagacagggcctcggtttaacgcctcatccaaaagacggcccctccgacagtgcggcgctccctcagtactgaccctccgacagtgcagcgctccctcagtactgaccctccgacagtgcggcgctccctcagtactgaccctccgacagtgcagcgctccctcagtactgaccctcctacagtgcagcactccctcagtactgaccctccaacagtgcagcactccctcagtactgaccctctgacagtgcggcgctccctcagtactgaccctccaacagtgcggcactccctcagtactgaccctccaacagtgcggcactccctcagtactgaccctccgacagtgcagcactccctcagtactgaccctctgacagtgcagcactccctcagtactgaccctccgacagtgcagcactccctcagtactgaccctccaacagtgcggcactccctcagtactgaccctccgacagtgcagcactccctcagtactgaccctctgacagtgcagcgctccctcagtactgaccctccgacagtgcggcactccctcagtactgaccctccgacagtgcagcactccctcagtactgaccctctgacagtgcagcactccctcagtactgaccctccgacagcgcggcgctccctcagtactgaccctccgacagcgcagcgctccctcagtactgaccctccgacagtgtggcgctccctcagtactgaccctccgacagtgcagcactccctcagtactgaccctccaacagtgcggcactccctcagtactgaccctccgacagtgcagcactccctcagtactgaccctccaacagtgcggcactccctcagtactgaccctccaacagtgcggcactccctcagtactgaccctccgacagtgcagcactccctcagtactgaccctctgacagtgcagcactccctcagtactgaccctccgacagtgcagcactccctcagtactgaccctctgacagtgcagcgctccctcagtactgaccctccgacagtgcagcactccctcagtactgactctctgacagtgcagcgctccctcagtactgaccctccgacggcgcagcgctccctcagtactgaccctctgacagtgcagcactccctcagtactgaccctccgacagcgcagcgctccctcagtactgaccctccgacagcgcagcgctccctcagtactgaccctccgacagtgcagcgctccctcagtactgcactgggagtgtcagcctggattacatagaattacatagaatgtacagcactgaaacaggccattcggcccaactggtctatgctggtgttttatgctcccttctccctccctacttctcaccatatccttctattcctttctccctcatgtgtttatcgagcttccccttaaatgtatctatactattaacctcaactactccttgtgggagcgagttccacattctcaccactctctgggtaaagaatactCTGAATTCCCTCTTTCGATTTATTGGATCCCTATTGGACGATCTTATTTTCtccatgtctgccctatcaaaccctttcataatctgaaagaccttgagctggattttgtgctcaagtctaatgggggacttgaacccacgaccttctgactcagaggtgagagtgctcctcACTGAGCCCCGGAGAGGTAGAGTCACTGTGTAAGGGGAAGTTGGAGGGCCGCCATTAACAAACTCCCTTTTCCTGACAATCTCCACCATCTGTGACTTATTCAATCTGCGAATCGATAACCCACGTCAGCACTCTCTCAGCATCcactccttgtccttctaggaagtGGTTGAGCATCCTCCATGTGGTTCCAAACCCAACACCTCCTGGGGCGACAGAACCAACAAGCGGGAGACCACGCACTAAGTTCTCGCCCAGCATTATCCCACTGCCGGCACTATTGGACGGTAGCTTGTAAATAAGGGCCGTGCTTATTTTCTTCATGAGGGGTGAATGTATTTGACCCTCCAAGTCCTCCACTGGCATCTCGATCTCAAGAGATATTCTTCTGAGGGGCTCCTCATCAAGCCCAAAGATCTTGTAGTAATTGGGCAGATATTTCTTCAATATTGTAACATCGCACATAATCCCCAATCCTGGAATGGGAGTGGCTGTGGCCACAGGTGATACCAAAGCCATCTCCCAAATCTCCGTGCTCAGAAAATTCTTTTTCCTCGCAATGATTCCTGAACAGGAAGTGGCAAAGGATCTCTGTAACGCTTGTTTCCTGTATTTGGGCAACTCGCTTTCCAAAGTCTCTTGGAGCAACTCAGAGTCGTATTCTTTGAAATGGAAGGCTGATACGAGGAAGACCTGGGGAGAGTTCACACCTGCCTGTCCTGTTCCAAGTACATCAGCGAATCAATTGCAGCATTTGGTGCTGTCGAACTCTGACGGACGGTGTTTCTTAGACGCCTCAATCTCGTTGTCAATCTTCGTACGGGCAAAGTAGAACTGTTTGCCCCTTTCGTTAATCCGTTTGGCCAGCTTGGCGTGATTCTCTTTGAAGCGCTCGGAGGCAACGACGATGAAGAAGTTGTAACTCTCGAAGCCCACCTGCTCCAAGTAATTGTTCAACTGGAAGTTACAGGTCCCTAATCCTGGGAGCTCCCAGTTATGAAACGTTGGATGGGGGTACATGGTTGGCGCCATTGTGGTTTCCGTTACTCCAGTTGGAGCAGCTCCACCCTGATCATCGAGGACATCGCGGATGGCATTGACCGGGGAGGACTTCCCAGCTCCCGTCTCCCCAATAACACCAATATTGAGCGTTACGTTGTCTGTCGATTTGAGGCACAATAACATTTTAGAGGCAACTTCAGGGAGTCCTCCTGATTCAAACGCTCTGTCCATTTCTTCTCGTCCTTCTTTGCTAATGTGTTGAAATATTTCATATCTGGAAATGTAACAATGCACACGGTGACTGAGGttaaacatcttacattaaatattaaACATACAAATACATCACAAGCGTTAACATTTGTCAAGCTCAAGATGTTTGCTACTTCAATGAATGGCAGGCGACCAAAGTCAACCAAATCCTTAAAATGGGATGGATTTAGGAACCAGCAatatactactactactactactactactattactactacaacaacaacaacaacaacaacttgatttTTCTCGAGCGTCTTTAAtaaagaaaaacgtcccaaggtgcttcacagagctgCGAGGAAAAGAAATGGGTCCTGAGCCACACAGGGCAATGTTAGGAGGAGTCACCAAAAACCCAGTCAAAtaggtgggttttgaggagggtctTAAGGGAAGTGGGGAGTCGCcagggggtttagggagggaattccagagcttgggacctagGTGGCAGAcggcaatggtgggacgaagaggccagagtcagaagaatggCGAGTTCGGAGGGGACGTTgccgggttggaggaggttacagagaccgggtaggatttaaatatgaggatgagaattttaaatttgaggcatttggGGActtggagctaatgtaggtcagcgaggacagaatcatagaaacatagacaataggagcaagagtaggccattcggcccttcgggcctgctccgccattcaaaatgatcatggctgatcgtctaactcagtaccctgttcccgttttttccccatatcccttgatccctttagcattaagaaatatatctatctccttcttgaatacatctaatgacttggcctccactgccttctgtggtagagaattccacaggttcaccaccctctgagtgaagaaatttctcctcatctcggttctaaatagcataccccgtatcctgagactgtgacccctggttctggactccccagccatcgggaacatcctccctgcatctagtctgtctagtcctgttagaattttatatgtttcgatgagatcacctctcattcttctaaactctagtgaatatattgAGAGATTGggcttagtcgacccaatctctcctcagggatgaggggtgaacgggacttggtgcaagttaggatacgggcagcaatgttttggatgagctgaagtttacagagggtggaaggtgggaggccggccaggagagcagtggaaaAGTCAAAGTTGGAgataacaaaaacatggatgagggtttgtgcagcagatgagctgaggcaggggtggacacgggcgatgttacagagttgaaagtaagtggtctttgtgatggagaggatataagaacataagaacataagaaataggagcaggagtaggccaatcggcccctcgagcctgctccgccattcaataagatcatggctgatctgatcctaacctcaaatctaacttcatgtccaatttcctgcccgctccccgtaacccctaattccctttacttctaggaaactgtctatttctgttttaaatttattttatgatgtagcttccacagcttcctggggcagcaaattccacagacctactaccgtctgagtgaagaagtttctcctcatctcagttttgaaagagcagccccttattctaagattatgccccctagttctagtttcatctatccttgggaacatccttaccgcatccacccgatcaagccccttcacaatcttatatgtttcaataagatcgcctctcattcttctgaactccaatgagtagagtcccaatctaatcaacctctcctcatatgtccgccccctcatccccgggattagccgagtgaaccttctttgtactgcctcgagagcaagtatgtcttttcttaagtatggagaccaaaactgtatgcagtattccaggtgcggtctcaccaataccttatataactgcagcaatacctccttgtttttatattctatcccccgagcaataaaagccaacattccgttggccttcttgatcacctgctgcacctgcatactaactttttgattttcttgcactaggacccccagatccctttgtactgcagtactttccagtttctcgccattaagataataacttgctctctgacttttcctgccaaagtgcataacctcacattttccaatattgtattgcatctgccaaatctccgcccactcacccagcctgtctatatccccttgtaggttttttatgtcctcctcactctctactttccctcccatctttgtatcatctgcaaactttgatatgttacactcggtcccctcctccaaatcgttaatatagattgtaaagaattggggacccagcaccgacccctgcggaacaccactggctactggttgccagtccgagaatgaaccatttatcccaactctctgcttcctgttagataaccaatcctccacccatgccagaatattacccccaatccagtgattctttatcttgagcaataatcttttatgtggcaccttgtcgaatgccttctggaagtctaaatacactacgtccactggttcccctttatccaccctgtacgttatgtcctcaaagaactcaagcaaatttgtcagacatgacttccccttcgtaaagccatgctgactttgtcctattaaattatgtttatccaaatgttccgctactgtctccttaataatagactccaaaattttacccaccacagatgttaggctaactggtctataatttccagccttctgcctactaccctctttaaataagggtgttacattagcagttttccaatctgccggaacctttgccgagtccagagaattttggaaaattattaccaaagcatccacaatccctactgccacttccctcaagaccctaggatgtaagccatcgggtccaggggatttatccgccttgagtcccattaatttactgagtaccaattccttagtgattttaatcgtgtttagctcctccccccctcgagccccctgtttgtccagtgttgggatattcttagtgtcctctaccgtaaagactgaaacaaaatatttgttcagcatttttgccatctccatgtttcccaccattaatttcccggtctcatcctctaagggacctaagtTTGCctgagccaccctttttctttttatataactgtagaaactcttgctatctatttttatattttttgctaatttattttcataatctatcttccctttcttaatcaatcctttcgttactttttgctgtcttttgaagacttcccaatcttctatcctcccactaagtttggctaccttatatgtccttgtttttagtcggatactatccttaatttctttacttagccatggatggctgtcatttcttttacaccctcttttcctcagtggaatatatattttttgaaagttgtaaaataactccttaaacgaacaccactgctcatgtaccgttttaccctttaatctattttctcaGTCCACTTTAATATGGGTTTGGAACCTCAGCTCAGAGATGATTAGGACGCCAAGTTAGcatacagtctggttcagcctgacagtggccagagagggggatggaattggtggtgagggtacagagtttgtggcgggggccgaagatgatggcttcagtcttcccactgTTTAACCAAAGGAAACTGTGGCTCAGCCAGGACTGCATGTGGGAgaagcaatctgacaacacaagAGGCAGTGGTGGGCTCGAGAGAGGTggcggagaggtagagctggatgtcatcaacgTGCATATAGaatctgaccccatgtctgtaaTGATGTCGTGAAGAGTCAGCAAGAAGGGccgaggactccagaggtaacggtacgggagcaggaagagaaaccattgttcctctagccaagctgttccagtacagctacaacactggcatttacccaacaatgtggaaaattgcccaggtatgtcctgtccacaaaaagcaggacaaatccaatccggccaattaccgccccatcagtctactctcaatcatcagcaaagtgatggaaggtgtcgttgacagtgctatcaagcggcacttactcaccaataacctgctcaccgatgctcagtttgggttccgccaggaccactcggctccagacctcattacagccttggtccaaacatggacaaagagctgaattccagaggggaggtgagagtgactgcccttgacatcaaggcagcatttgaccgagtgtggcaccaaggagccccagtaaaattgaagtcaatgggaatcagggggaaaactctccagtggctggagtcatacctagcacaaaggaagatggtagtggttgttggaggccaatcatctcagccccaggacattgctgcaggagttcctcaaggcagtgtcctaggcccaaccatcttcagctgcttcatcaatgaccttccctccatcataaggtcagaatggggatgttcgctgatgattgcacagtgttcagttccattcgcaacccctcaaataatgaagtagtctgagccagcatgcagcaagacctggacaacatccaggcttgggctcatatgtggcaagtaatattcgcgccagataagtgccaggcaatgaccatctccaacaagagagagtctaaccacctccccttgacattcaacagcattaccatcgccgaatcccccaccatcaacatcctgggggtcaccattgaccagaaactaaactggaccagccaaataaatactgtggctatgagagcaggtcagaggctgggtattctgcagcgagtgattcacctcctgactccccaaagcctttccaccatctacaaggcacaagtcaggagagtgatggaatactctccgcttgcctggatgagtgcagctccaaca from Heptranchias perlo isolate sHepPer1 unplaced genomic scaffold, sHepPer1.hap1 HAP1_SCAFFOLD_1306, whole genome shotgun sequence encodes the following:
- the LOC137308422 gene encoding interferon-inducible GTPase 5-like, which produces MKMYGTIISTVHQLDSVLEDITSLCHHSLAEEGLQSPTIFLVSNSDSDLYHFPSFHNTIEDKIGELKRYEIFQHISKEGREEMDRAFESGGLPEVASKMLLCLKSTDNVTLNIGVIGETGAGKSSPVNAIRDVLDDQGGAAPTGVTETTMAPTMYPHPTFHNWELPGLGTCNFQLNNYLEQVGFESYNFFIVVASERFKENHAKLAKRINERGKQFYFARTKIDNEIEASKKHRPSEFDSTKCCN